One Chanodichthys erythropterus isolate Z2021 chromosome 10, ASM2448905v1, whole genome shotgun sequence DNA segment encodes these proteins:
- the LOC137027942 gene encoding carcinoembryonic antigen-related cell adhesion molecule 1-like isoform X1 — protein MRFRIILVSVLLFVLDPGISADDIVRVSVTEGDSVTLYTYVHKYQQEEIKWYFNKTRIAEINGDHSDNCTDVQCNEGTESFKDRLKLDQTGSLTIMNTRNTDSGEYKLQRFNRIISEKIYNVTVHGFPEPDKKSVKEGESLTLGPDEIRNPNDEMRWYFNDIPIAEITGDQSKICEDDQCDERFRDRLKLDNQTGSLTIMNTRNTDSGEYTLKISSISPRHINSGMIKNRFRVTVIPDSGLSSGAVAGIVVGVLAVLLVAAAAAVIIYRKCQASGEDGRTQRSDPVDQDDPSSIRMMTRTVKRQRTGKKTGQG, from the exons ATGAGGTTTCGAATAATTTTGGTCTCGGTGTTATTGTTTGTACTCGACCCAG GTATTTCTGCTGATGATATTGTCAGAGTGTCAGTGacggagggagattcagtcacacTATACACTTATGTTCACAAATACCAACAAGAAGAGATTAAATGGTATTTTAATAAAACTCGTATAGCTGAAATCAATGGAGATCACAGTGACAACTGTACTGATGTTCAGTGTAATGAAGGTACTGAGAGTTTCaaagacagactgaagctggatcaGACTGGATCTCTTACCATCATGAACACCAGAAACACAGACTCTGGAGAATATAAACTACAACGATTCAACCGCATCATCAGTGAAAAGATCTACAATGTCACCGTTCATG GTTTTCCTGAACCAGATAAAAAATCAGTGAAGGAGGGAGAATCTCTCACTTTAGGTCCTGATGAAATAAGAAACCCAAATGATGAGATGAGGTGGTATTTCAATGATATTCCCATCGCTGAAATCACTGGAGATCAGAGTAAGATCTGTGAAGATGATCAGTGTGAcgagagattcagagacagactgaagctggacaatCAGACTGGATCTCTAACCATCATGAACACCAGAAACACAGATTCTGGAGAATATACACTGAAGATCAGCAGCATCAGTCCTCGTCACATCAACAGCGGCATGATTAAGAACCGCTTCAGAGTTACTGTTA TTCCAGATTCAGGTCTGTCTTCAGGTGCTGTAGCAGGAATAGTTGTTGGTGTTCTTGCTGTTCTGCtcgttgctgctgctgctgctgtgatTATCTATCGCAAGTGTCAAGCAAGTGGAGAAG ACGGCAGGACGCAGCGCAGTGATCCG GTGGATCAAGATGATCCGTCCTCAATCAGAATGATGACTAG GACAGTGAAGAGGCAAAGGACAGGCAAGAAAACGGGTCaggggtga
- the LOC137027942 gene encoding uncharacterized protein isoform X2: MRFRIILVSVLLFVLDPGISADDIVRVSVTEGDSVTLYTYVHKYQQEEIKWYFNKTRIAEINGDHSDNCTDVQCNEGTESFKDRLKLDQTGSLTIMNTRNTDSGEYKLQRFNRIISEKIYNVTVHGFPEPDKKSVKEGESLTLGPDEIRNPNDEMRWYFNDIPIAEITGDQSKICEDDQCDERFRDRLKLDNQTGSLTIMNTRNTDSGEYTLKISSISPRHINSGMIKNRFRVTTATAQLSFSATSSRFRSVFRCCSRNSCWCSCCSARCCCCCCDYLSQVSSKWRRRQDAAQ; the protein is encoded by the exons ATGAGGTTTCGAATAATTTTGGTCTCGGTGTTATTGTTTGTACTCGACCCAG GTATTTCTGCTGATGATATTGTCAGAGTGTCAGTGacggagggagattcagtcacacTATACACTTATGTTCACAAATACCAACAAGAAGAGATTAAATGGTATTTTAATAAAACTCGTATAGCTGAAATCAATGGAGATCACAGTGACAACTGTACTGATGTTCAGTGTAATGAAGGTACTGAGAGTTTCaaagacagactgaagctggatcaGACTGGATCTCTTACCATCATGAACACCAGAAACACAGACTCTGGAGAATATAAACTACAACGATTCAACCGCATCATCAGTGAAAAGATCTACAATGTCACCGTTCATG GTTTTCCTGAACCAGATAAAAAATCAGTGAAGGAGGGAGAATCTCTCACTTTAGGTCCTGATGAAATAAGAAACCCAAATGATGAGATGAGGTGGTATTTCAATGATATTCCCATCGCTGAAATCACTGGAGATCAGAGTAAGATCTGTGAAGATGATCAGTGTGAcgagagattcagagacagactgaagctggacaatCAGACTGGATCTCTAACCATCATGAACACCAGAAACACAGATTCTGGAGAATATACACTGAAGATCAGCAGCATCAGTCCTCGTCACATCAACAGCGGCATGATTAAGAACCGCTTCAGAGTTACT ACTGCTACTGCTCAACTGTCATTTTCTGCAACCAG TTCCAGATTCAGGTCTGTCTTCAGGTGCTGTAGCAGGAATAGTTGTTGGTGTTCTTGCTGTTCTGCtcgttgctgctgctgctgctgtgatTATCTATCGCAAGTGTCAAGCAAGTGGAGAAG ACGGCAGGACGCAGCGCAGTGA
- the LOC137027942 gene encoding uncharacterized protein isoform X5 — MNTRNTDSGEYKLQRFNRIISEKIYNVTVHGFPEPDKKSVKEGESLTLGPDEIRNPNDEMRWYFNDIPIAEITGDQSKICEDDQCDERFRDRLKLDNQTGSLTIMNTRNTDSGEYTLKISSISPRHINSGMIKNRFRVTVIPDSGLSSGAVAGIVVGVLAVLLVAAAAAVIIYRKCQASGEDGRTQRSDPVDQDDPSSIRMMTRTVKRQRTGKKTGQG, encoded by the exons ATGAACACCAGAAACACAGACTCTGGAGAATATAAACTACAACGATTCAACCGCATCATCAGTGAAAAGATCTACAATGTCACCGTTCATG GTTTTCCTGAACCAGATAAAAAATCAGTGAAGGAGGGAGAATCTCTCACTTTAGGTCCTGATGAAATAAGAAACCCAAATGATGAGATGAGGTGGTATTTCAATGATATTCCCATCGCTGAAATCACTGGAGATCAGAGTAAGATCTGTGAAGATGATCAGTGTGAcgagagattcagagacagactgaagctggacaatCAGACTGGATCTCTAACCATCATGAACACCAGAAACACAGATTCTGGAGAATATACACTGAAGATCAGCAGCATCAGTCCTCGTCACATCAACAGCGGCATGATTAAGAACCGCTTCAGAGTTACTGTTA TTCCAGATTCAGGTCTGTCTTCAGGTGCTGTAGCAGGAATAGTTGTTGGTGTTCTTGCTGTTCTGCtcgttgctgctgctgctgctgtgatTATCTATCGCAAGTGTCAAGCAAGTGGAGAAG ACGGCAGGACGCAGCGCAGTGATCCG GTGGATCAAGATGATCCGTCCTCAATCAGAATGATGACTAG GACAGTGAAGAGGCAAAGGACAGGCAAGAAAACGGGTCaggggtga
- the LOC137027942 gene encoding uncharacterized protein isoform X4 — protein MSPFMIFRSNGQNQLVQFTWENTEKHTESRSFRFCSDSQEIAERCFPEPDKKSVKEGESLTLGPDEIRNPNDEMRWYFNDIPIAEITGDQSKICEDDQCDERFRDRLKLDNQTGSLTIMNTRNTDSGEYTLKISSISPRHINSGMIKNRFRVTVIPDSGLSSGAVAGIVVGVLAVLLVAAAAAVIIYRKCQASGEDGRTQRSDPVDQDDPSSIRMMTRTVKRQRTGKKTGQG, from the exons ATGTCACCGTTCATG atctttcggtCTAATGGACAGAATCAGCTTGTGCAATTTACATGggaaaacacagaaaaacatacagagagcagaagctttcgtttctgctctgatagccaAGAGATCGCTGAACGCT GTTTTCCTGAACCAGATAAAAAATCAGTGAAGGAGGGAGAATCTCTCACTTTAGGTCCTGATGAAATAAGAAACCCAAATGATGAGATGAGGTGGTATTTCAATGATATTCCCATCGCTGAAATCACTGGAGATCAGAGTAAGATCTGTGAAGATGATCAGTGTGAcgagagattcagagacagactgaagctggacaatCAGACTGGATCTCTAACCATCATGAACACCAGAAACACAGATTCTGGAGAATATACACTGAAGATCAGCAGCATCAGTCCTCGTCACATCAACAGCGGCATGATTAAGAACCGCTTCAGAGTTACTGTTA TTCCAGATTCAGGTCTGTCTTCAGGTGCTGTAGCAGGAATAGTTGTTGGTGTTCTTGCTGTTCTGCtcgttgctgctgctgctgctgtgatTATCTATCGCAAGTGTCAAGCAAGTGGAGAAG ACGGCAGGACGCAGCGCAGTGATCCG GTGGATCAAGATGATCCGTCCTCAATCAGAATGATGACTAG GACAGTGAAGAGGCAAAGGACAGGCAAGAAAACGGGTCaggggtga
- the LOC137027942 gene encoding carcinoembryonic antigen-related cell adhesion molecule 1-like isoform X3 translates to MRFRIILVSVLLFVLDPGISADDIVRVSVTEGDSVTLYTYVHKYQQEEIKWYFNKTRIAEINGDHSDNCTDVQCNEGTESFKDRLKLDQTGSLTIMNTRNTDSGEYKLQRFNRIISEKIYNVTVHGFPEPDKKSVKEGESLTLGPDEIRNPNDEMRWYFNDIPIAEITGDQSKICEDDQCDERFRDRLKLDNQTGSLTIMNTRNTDSGEYTLKISSISPRHINSGMIKNRFRVTVIPDSGLSSGAVAGIVVGVLAVLLVAAAAAVIIYRKCQASGEDGRTQRSDPFCDC, encoded by the exons ATGAGGTTTCGAATAATTTTGGTCTCGGTGTTATTGTTTGTACTCGACCCAG GTATTTCTGCTGATGATATTGTCAGAGTGTCAGTGacggagggagattcagtcacacTATACACTTATGTTCACAAATACCAACAAGAAGAGATTAAATGGTATTTTAATAAAACTCGTATAGCTGAAATCAATGGAGATCACAGTGACAACTGTACTGATGTTCAGTGTAATGAAGGTACTGAGAGTTTCaaagacagactgaagctggatcaGACTGGATCTCTTACCATCATGAACACCAGAAACACAGACTCTGGAGAATATAAACTACAACGATTCAACCGCATCATCAGTGAAAAGATCTACAATGTCACCGTTCATG GTTTTCCTGAACCAGATAAAAAATCAGTGAAGGAGGGAGAATCTCTCACTTTAGGTCCTGATGAAATAAGAAACCCAAATGATGAGATGAGGTGGTATTTCAATGATATTCCCATCGCTGAAATCACTGGAGATCAGAGTAAGATCTGTGAAGATGATCAGTGTGAcgagagattcagagacagactgaagctggacaatCAGACTGGATCTCTAACCATCATGAACACCAGAAACACAGATTCTGGAGAATATACACTGAAGATCAGCAGCATCAGTCCTCGTCACATCAACAGCGGCATGATTAAGAACCGCTTCAGAGTTACTGTTA TTCCAGATTCAGGTCTGTCTTCAGGTGCTGTAGCAGGAATAGTTGTTGGTGTTCTTGCTGTTCTGCtcgttgctgctgctgctgctgtgatTATCTATCGCAAGTGTCAAGCAAGTGGAGAAG ACGGCAGGACGCAGCGCAGTGATCCG TTCTGTGATTGTtag